From the Solibacillus sp. FSL R5-0449 genome, one window contains:
- a CDS encoding DUF2087 domain-containing protein — protein sequence MIYLEIQNISTEVLVKGYEMKEECYECLFCEQSYRSDEVFPYDNRFLTAEGMMKIHMELAHTSPFHALLALDKKISGLSDVQIEMMQHFFEGKTDQEIVNASNLSSVSTVRQHRFKLREKEKQAKIFVALMQLMKNPDQYQIHKGARQVDERYSTEEKEREKVLTTYFKNGLDAGIETIPSKEKKKLIILQHILKRFDKEKHYHEKEVNEILKTVHEDFVSLRRHLIEYGFMERSDDGSEYWVK from the coding sequence GTGATATATTTGGAAATTCAAAATATTTCAACGGAAGTGCTTGTGAAGGGTTATGAGATGAAAGAGGAATGTTATGAATGTTTGTTTTGTGAACAGTCCTACCGTTCAGATGAAGTCTTTCCATATGACAATCGGTTTCTGACAGCGGAAGGCATGATGAAAATACATATGGAGCTCGCACATACATCACCATTTCACGCATTGCTTGCTTTAGATAAAAAAATAAGCGGGCTGTCAGATGTTCAAATTGAAATGATGCAGCATTTTTTCGAAGGGAAAACCGATCAGGAAATAGTGAATGCCAGCAATTTATCGAGTGTATCGACAGTTCGTCAGCACCGCTTTAAACTGCGCGAAAAGGAAAAACAGGCGAAAATTTTTGTTGCCCTCATGCAGCTAATGAAGAATCCTGATCAATATCAAATTCATAAAGGGGCGAGACAGGTGGACGAACGTTATAGTACAGAAGAGAAAGAACGGGAAAAAGTACTGACTACCTATTTTAAAAACGGGTTGGACGCGGGAATTGAAACGATTCCAAGTAAAGAAAAGAAAAAGCTCATTATCCTGCAGCATATTTTAAAGCGTTTTGATAAAGAAAAGCACTACCATGAAAAAGAAGTAAATGAAATTTTAAAGACTGTCCACGAAGATTTTGTCTCACTGCGACGTCATCTCATCGAGTACGGGTTTATGGAGCGCAGTGACGATGGTTCCGAGTACTGGGTGAAATAA